The genomic window AGCAGATGCGCCAGACGGTTGGCGATCTCGGTTTTCTGCTGAGACAGACCGCTCGTTTCGAGCTTTATCTTCGGATCCGACAGGTAGGCGAGGCGCTGCAGTTCTTCGGCCTCGTCCCAGATGATGTTGAAGAAGCCGATCACCTTCTGCACGAATTCCCAGCTCGGGCGACCCCGGTGGCCGTGCTCGAGCGCCGACAGGTAGGCCGGAGAGACGCCGATCGCTTCCGCCATCGCACGCTGTGTGATGCCGCGCTCGGTGCGCATCCGCCGCATGGCGGCGCCGAACGGCGTCATGGCGCAGGCCTGCGCTTCTTCAGGCGGAGATAGATGGCGCCCTCGCCGCCATGGCCGCGCGCCGCCTGCTCATAGCCGGACACATAGGGGCGAAAATCCGGCTGGGTCAGCCAGTGGGGCACAGCACGCTTCAGCGCGCCTTCACTGCCGAACGACGCACCCTTGCCGGTGATGACGAGCACATGGCGCAGGCCATCCGCATAGGCCCGCCCGAGAAAGCCGAGCAGCCTCATATGCGCGGCCGATTGATCGAGCCCATGCAGGTCGATCGTCGCGTCGATCGGCAGTCGCCCGCGCGCGATCTTGCGATGAACGGGGCGCTCGATCGGGTGCAGCGAGGCGGCAGGCTGTTTCGCCTTTCGGGTCTCTTCGACCGGTGATTCGCGGAACGACGCTGCCAACGCCTTGCGCATACCTTCCGTCACTTTGGCAGGCTCAGGCGGCTGTACGCTATTTTCCGAGACTTTCGGCGCGAGATCGGCGCTGCTGCCGAGCAGGCTCTCCATCCGACCGGGCATGGGACGCGCGGTATTCGCCACCTTGTTCCAGAGCGCGTTTTCACCGCGTGTCAGCTTGCGCCCCTTGCTCATAGGCCGAGCCTCGTCGCAGCCGGGCGTGGAACGAGGATGTGGAAAGTCGCGGCGTGCTTGATGGCTCCTGCTTCACTGCCTGCAACTGAGCCCGAGCCTGTGAAGATGTCGGCGCGCGCAGGACCGATGATCGCTGAGCCCGTATCCTGCCCAATCATCAATCGACAGAACGGCTTAGGGCCATCCACGTGGGTCAGGTTCTCGGCATTGATGAAGAAAGGCGTGCCGAAAGTATGAATTTCTCGATCCACGGCGATCGACCGACCCGCCGTCAAAGGCACCTTGGCAGCGCCGATCGGGCCACGGGTCGGATCGATCTCGGGCTCCTCCCGGAAGAAGATGAACGACCGATTCTGCCAGAGGATTTCATCCAAGCGCTCGGGATTTGCGGCCAGCCACTGCCGGATCGTATCCATCGTCACCGATTTGGCGTCGATTTCACCGAGGTCGATCAGGACGCGACCGATGGCCGTGAAGGGATGACCGGACTTGCCGTCGAAGGTGATGCGCGTAACCGTGCCGTCCAGAAAGACAAGCCGGGCCGATCCCTGGATATGCGTGAAAAAGACATCCACGCGGGAACGGGCCCAGGCGATTTCGAGATGTCGCCCCGACAGCGCACCACATTCGATCGATTTACGATCGGCGAATTCTTTGAGACCCTCGGGATTCTGCTTTGCCCAGGTGATACCGGCAGCCTGCAGTGAGGGCGCTTCGCCAGCTTCCAGCTGCCGCAGTTCGGGTGGGCGCTTCAGGAAGGGAAACCGGAACTGGGCATCCGGGCGGCGCGAAACCTCGACCTCGGGCTCGTAATAGCCCGTCAGAAAGCCGCTGTTCTGGTTGCCGATCCGGCAGGGAAGGAAATGCTGCTCGAAGAAATGGCGTGACGCGCAGGGCTCATCGGAGAGATGATCGAGTGCTGCGATGGCCGGCATGAAATCCGTGGTTTCGATGCCGAGCGATCCGGTCCGATACGGCTTTTGAGAGGATTTCAGGTGGCGAGCGCATGCTCGAAACGCCGAGAGGGCGGCACGATGATCATCGGCCGCCCACCCTGCAATGTCCTCGAAGCGAGCCGGATGAAGAACCGCCGGCATGGCGCCGTTAGGCGTCGGCTTCGGTGGCGATGAGCTTCCAATTGGGGTCGCGCGACCGCGTATCACGGGCAAAGGTCCAGACATCATTGACCTCACCGACGCTCTCGGCGTCACCATCGACGACCTTGCCATCCTTATCATGGGTCACGGAGATGAGCTGGCTGACGAGGCGCAGCGTCACCGCCGACTCAGAGCCTTTCAGCTCCGCCTGGACGATTTCAGCCTTTTCGACGCCGACGAAGGAGGATTTCACCGTTTCGCCGCGCGATTCGCGCTCGTTGATCGCAGCGACGAAGCCTTCATAGACTTCGCGGGACAGGAGGTTCTTCAGCGTCTTGCGGTCGCCGTCGGCGAAGGCCGTGACGATCATTTCATAGGCGATCTTGGCGCCTTCGACGAATTGCTTTGGATTGAAGGCAGGATCGGCTGCGGCGATCTCACGCAGGCCGGCATTCAAATCCGTGCCGGGCTTCGCATAAGCATCCACCGCCTCGAATCCGCCTTCGGCGCGCGGCGTGTCGCGGCGCGGCAGGCTGACGACCTTGCCATCGTCTGCGATGTCCGTGCCAGCGGGCGCCTTGGCACCTTCGCGCTTGGTGTAGGGATCGAATGGCTGGCGCTCATTGCCCGTTCGACGACCGAGCACACTGCGCAGCTGCAGAAATATGATGACTGCCGCCACGAAAAAGAAAAATGTCACGAAATCAAAGGAGCCCATTGCGCCTGCTGCCGATCGGGTGTGTGCCTGCCGCCCCATATAAGGCCCAGGCGGGGATCATTCAAACTCCGTACATTCAAATTGCGACATGGGGCCACCATATTGGGGCCGATTGTTGCGACGGTCGATGTATGAGGCCTGTCGAAACTGTAGTGTATCGGTGTCCACTCAAGGATCAATGGCTGTCACATGGCGTTCTCTCTCGTGCCTTTCATGCTTTTGGCCATGCCGATCGCGGAAATCTCCGTCTTCATCCTCGTCGGAAGCCAGATCGGGCTCTTGCCGACGCTTGGCCTGATCCTCGTCACCGCCATCATCGGATCGGTTCTGTTGCGCGTCCAAGGGTTCGGGATCGTGCGTCGCATCTCGGAAGAAGCGCGCGCTGGTCGCGTGCCGGGCCGGGAGCTCATTCACGGCGTCATGATCGTCGTTGCCGGCGTGCTTTTGCTCACGCCCGGCTTCATCAGCGACACGATCGGCTTCCTGCTCTTCGTTCCAGCGGTTCGGGATTTCGGTTGGCGTCTCGTCAAGGACCGGATTGTTGTGGTGGGTGCGGGTCTCGGAGCGGGCATGGCCGCCGGGATGCGTGGCCAGGCGAGGCATTCGGGCGATGAGCAGAGGCCTTATGGTGCGCAGCCGCGTGGCCGCACCGTCATCGATCTGGACGAGGACGATTTCAGCCGCGAGCCATCACCGGATTCCCCGTGGCGGGACGATCAGGACGGTCGTGGCGGCCCGAAAAGCCACTGATTGTGCGCTTTGAGTTGTCACCCGGCGGTTGAAGTGATAGCCACGCCGGGATTTTTAAGGGCTGCCGTCGGGCAGTTCGACGGACAAACGGGGAAGAACGATGGCCGAGGAAACAAAGAATTCCGATGGAGCCGCAGCACCAGCGGCAGCCGACAAGGCAAACGGCGCAACGCCGACCTTGAACGTGGTTTCGCAGTACATGAAGGACCTTTCCTTCGAAAATCCGTCCGCGCCGCGCAATGCGGGTCAGCGCGGCAAGGCGCCGTCCATCAACATCAATGTCAACGTCAACGCCAATCCGCTCTCGGAAACCGAGTATGACGTCGTGCTAACGCTGAATGCGACGGCAAAGGATGGCGACACGGTCGTCTTCAACGCCGAACTCGTCTATGGCGGCATCTTCCGCCTGCAGGGCTTCGCCAAGGAGCACATGTTGCCGCTGCTCTTCATCGAGTGCCCGCGCATGCTGTTCCCGTTCGCCCGCCAGATCATTGCGGACGCAACGCGCAATGGTGGTTTCCCGCCGCTGATGATCGACCCGATCGATTTCGCGCAGATGTTCCAGCAGCGTATGGCCGCCGAGCGGACCCGTGCGGCGAGCGCTCCGGCGCCTCAGGTTAACTGACCGCAACGATGATCAGCCTTCCCCGATCGGCCTGATGGGGGAAGGCTTTCAGACTGATTTCCGGAACACAATCTATCGCAGAACGCGCCACAACGCGTTCTTGCCGAGCCTTTCGACCAGGCGTGCATGCGCTGCCTGCTCCATCTCTGTCAGCCGTGACGGCAGCGGGCGCTCGCGCACCATGACGGAGATGTCGATCTCGACGGATCTCCCTCCACCATTGTTGCCAAACTCGATTTCCAGACCAAGCGCCGTCTGACGGCCGCCGATCATCTCGATATAGACTTCGGCCAGGAGCTCAGCGTCGAGCAATGCGCCGTGCTTGGTGCGGTGGCCGTTGTCGATGTTGTAGCGCCGGCACAGTGCATCCAGCGAGTTCGGACCCATCGGATGGCGTCGGCGCGCGAGCACCAGCGTATCGAGGATCTGTTCGCGCCCGATGGGAGCGATCCCGATGCGCTCGAATTCGGCGTTGATGAAGCTGATGTCGAATGTCGCGTTGTGGGCGATCAGCGTCGCATCGCCGAAGAATTCCTGCAGTTCACCCGCGATCTGGGCGAAAGTCGGTTTGCCCGCCAGGAATTCGTCGGTGATCCCGTGCACCTGCAGCGCATCCGGATGGACGGGGCGTCCCTGCGCATTTATGTAGACGTGGAAACTCCGGCCTGTCGGAAAATGGTCGATGAGCTCGAGACATCCGATCTCGATGATGCGATCGAGCCTGAAATCGAGGCCGGTCGTTTCCGTATCGAAAATGATCTCGCGCATCACGCTCTCCATCCGCGTCTCATGCGGGTTGTCCGGTCAGTTCAAGAATGATCGCCTCGACCCGCTGCTCCGTCGCGGCCAGGCCTTCGCCGGTCTCGATGATGAAATCGGCACGGGCGCGCTTTTCGGCATCCGGCACCTGCCGCGCGAGAATAGAGGCGAACTTCTCCTCCGTCATGCCGGGCCGGGCCATGACGCGCGCCTTTTGCACATCTTCCGGACAGGACACCACGGCAATGCGATCGACATCAGCATCGCCGCCACTTTCGAAGAGCAGCGGCACATCCAGAAGGACGAGCGAATGGCCCGCGGCTTTCTGCTCGCTGAGAAACGCTTCCCGCTCGCGTCGGACAAGCGGATGGACGATCGCTTCCAGTTTTTGCAGCGCCTCGCGGTTGCCGAGAACCTTCTGCGCCAGGACAGTCCTGTCGATGACCCCGTCAGCGCTCGTTATGCCTGGGAACGCGGCTTCCAGCATGGGCACGGCCTGGCCGGCATAAAGCTCGTGAACGACAGCGTCGGAATCGAAGACAGGTACGCCGCGTGCGGCAAACATTGCCGCGGTCGTCGATTTCCCCATGCCGATCGAGCCTGTTAGACCCAGCTTGATCAATGTTTCGACTCCAGATCTGCGATCACCAGATCCCGGACCTCTTCGGTCACGTCGGGGCGCAGTCCGAACCAGCGTTCAAAGCCCGGAACAGCCTGGTGCAGCAGCATGCCGAGCCCATCGACGATCGGCAGTCCCTGGGCTTTCGCCTCCTTCAGAAACGGCGTCATCAGCGGCGCATAGACGATATCGGTGACCACGGCGCCGGGACGCATGCTGGTGAAATCAATGGATGGGACGTCCGAACCGTCGAGACCCAGAGCGCTGGTGTTGACGAAAAAATCCGCGCTCCGGACGAGCGAGGAAAGCTCTTCCATCCCGTGGGCAGCTGCTTCGGGACCGAACAGGCCAGCGATCTCCCTTGCCCTTTCGACCGTGCGGTTGACGATATCGACCCGGTCGAACCCGCGTTCGACCAGCGCGTCGATCACCGCGCGACTTGCGCCGCCCGCGCCGAGCACCACGGCTCGCTCACCGCGATCCCAGCCCGGCGCGCGCTGATCGAGATTTGCCAGAAACCCATAACCGTCGGTGTTCGTGAGATGCAGGCGCCCATCGACGCGCCAGAGCGTGTTTCCGGCACCGAGCCGTGCCGCGACCGGATCGATCTCATCGGCACCCCGCATGGCGGCTTCCTTGTGGGGCATCGTCACATTGCCGCCGACGAAACCCGCTTCGCCGCTTCGCAAGCGGTCCAGGAATCCCGAGAAATCATGCTGAGCGACGTCGAGCGCTTCATAGGAGCCGGCGATGCCATGCTTCTTGAGCCAGTGGCCATGGATGATCGGCGAGCGGGAATGCCCGATCGGGTGTCCGACGACGAAGGCGGCAGGCGGCGTGGTCATCCGTCGATCGCCCCGACCCGGCGCAGCTCTGCCAGAAGCGGCAGCAAGGGTAAACCGACGATGGTGAAGTAATCACCCTCGATCTTTTCGAAGAGCTGGATGCCCCTGCCCTCCAGCTGATAGGCGCCGACGCTTTTCAAAGCGATATCGCCGACAGCAGCAAGATGCCGTCCGATGAAGCCGGGATCGAGGTCGCGCATCGTCATGGCTGCCGTCGACATATGACGCCACACCGCCTCGCCATCTCGCGCCAGCACAATCGCGGAATTCAAGAAGTGCGTCTTGCCGGAGAGTTTCAGCAGATGCCGGCGCGCCCCCTCCATGTCGTCGGGCTTGTGAAAGACTTCATCGCCCAGCGACAAGGTCTGGTCGGAACCGATGACCCATGCGCTCGGCGAACGCTCGCTCACATCTACGGCCTTGGCTTCGGCAAGCACCAGTGCGACATCTTCCGGCGACGCACCGCTATCGGCAAGTGGCGCTTCCAGCGCGCGCTCATCGACCTCGGCAGGCTTGATATCGAAAGTAACGCCGGCGTTTTCCAGCAATTGGCGGCGAAATGGGCTCGAAGACGCCAGAATTATGGGTGCAGCCATGGCCGAGACAATCCTTGCAAATGATCGATGGTTCGAGCGCTAACGCGCCTTGCCGCGCAAGGCAAGAATCGCGGCGGCCGTCTCCTCGATCGACTTTCGAGTCACGTCGATCATCGGCCAGTTCCTGCGCAGGCAAAGGGAGCGGGCGTGTTTCAGTTCTTCGGCGATCGTCGCGCGGTCGGTGTATATTTCTGAGTTGTATCCTTGCGCGTTGCCGAGCATGCGGTTTAGCCGCACCTGCGCGATGCGTTCGGTGGACGCAATGAGCCCGACGATCAGCGGCTTGCGCGCCTGGTCGAGCGCCGGCGGCAAGGGATTGCCCGGCACGATCGGGAAGTTGGCGGTTTTCACGCCGCGGTTGGCCAAATAGATGCTCGTCGGCGTTTTGGACGTGCGGCTGATCCCCACGAGAACCACATCGGCTTCTTCGTAATCGGTGATGATCTGACCGTCGTCATGATCCATCGTGTAGTTCAGCGCATCGATCCGGCGAAAATATTCCGCGTTCATCACATGCTGGGCACCGACGCGGCGCCGCGACGGAGCTCCCAGATAGGACTGGAACACCGTCATGATCGGCTCGAGCACGGAAACGCTCGGAACGCCCATTTCCCGGCACCTTGTGTCGATCATGGAGGACAGGTCCTGATCGACGATCGTGTAGAGCACGATGCCCGGCGCACCATCGATCGCGTCAAGCACAGCACCCAGCTGCTTGCGGTTCCGAATCAGCGGATAAACGTGCTCCAGCACCTGAGCGTCCTGGAACTGCGCAGACGCAGCTCTGCCGGCCGCCATTAGGGTTTCACCGGTCGAGTCCGAAATCAGATGGAGGTGAAAGTAATTTTTCGGCTGATCCACACGATTCACTGAGGGCTGTTGATGACTGTTGATGACTTTCGGAATGATGATCGCGGTGTTCTCAGGCCGGTATGAACTGCCGACTTGTCCACAATGAGCACTGCGGGGACGGCCTTTCACGGTCAATGTCACGCTGCGGGGAATCGGGGGACGCGTCAACACACCATCCACAGCTTAACCAAAAGGGATCAAGGCTGTGTTTCGCCGCAAAATGCTGAAATGTCATCGCTTTTTGGGGTGTCCACATTGCAAAGCGAATCAAGTGATTCCAGTGTGCGGCACAGATGGCTTCCACGCTTCTTGTGGAGAAGATGTTGACCAAAACTAATCCCTGGAACACACCGACTCTAAGAAGAAGAATCCATTTCAAAGAATCCTTTATTTAAGGAAGAGGAGACGCCGTGACCGACCGAAAGGTGCTGCGCGTTCTGGCAGGAGAGACTATCAGCCCACCGCCGATCTGGCTGATGAGACAAGCGGGACGCTATCTTCCGGAATATCGGGAGACACGGCTGAAGGCGGGAAGCTTCCTCGATCTTTGCTACACGCCCGAATACGCTGTCGAAGTGACGCTGCAGCCGATCAGGCGGTACGCATTCGATGCTGCGATCCTGTTCTCGGACATTCTCGTCATTCCCGATGCCTTGAAACGTGGTGTGCGCTTTGAAGAAGGGCGAGGGCCCTTGATGGAGCCGATCGATGCCGATGGCATTGCCGCGCTTACTCCGGAAGGCGTGATCGACCACCTGGCCCCGGTATTCGAAACGGTACGGCGTTTGAGAGCCGAGTTGCCGGCCGAGACGACCCTGCTCGGTTTCTGCGGTGCGCCTTGGACGGTTGCGACCTACATGATCGCGGGGCATGGAACGCCTGACCAGGCACCGGCACGATTGTTCGCCTACCGCGAACCTGCCGCATTCGCGCGACTTCTGGACCTGCTGGCCGACATATCTGCCGACTATCTGTGTGCACAGATCGAAGCTGGCGCCGACGCGGTTCAGATCTTCGACTCCTGGGCCGGTGTTCTGGGAGAAGCCGAATTCGAAGCCTTTGCGGCTCGCCCCGTCCGCCGCATCGTCGACCAAGTTCGGGCACGTCATCCGCAGGCGCGTATCATCGCTTTCGCAAAAGGTGCCGGCGCCCTTCTGGAGGGTTACCGCAAGCGCACCGATGCGGACGCGATCGGTCTCGACTGGTCGGTGCCGCTGTCTTTCGCCAAGCGGCTTCAGGAAGAAGGTCCGGTTCAGGGCAATCTCGATCCGATGCGCGTCGTTGCGGGCGGGAAGGCTCTGGATGAGGGGATCGATGCCATTCTCGATGTTCTCGGCAATGGGCCGCTGATCTTCAATCTCGGTCATGGCATCACGCCGCAGGCCGATCCTGCACATGTGACGCAGCTGGTGGAGCGGGTGCGTGGTCGGACCTGAGGCTTCAGCCGCCGCCGGTCGTAAAGCGCGCCGCAGAGCCTACACGGCCATCGCTGTGCTTCTTTTGAGCGTGGTTCTCGTCTTCTGGTGGCGGCCGGCCAGTCTCGATCTCTGGATCAAGGCGGCGCATGTGGTGGCGGTAATATCCTGGATGGCCGGGCTGCTCTATCTGCCGCGGCTCTTCATCTACCATACCGATGCCGAGATCGGATCTGTCCAGTCGGAAACCTTCAAGATCATGGAGGAGCGGCTTCTCAAGGTGATCATGCGTCCTGCGATGATGATCTCCTGGGTGCTTGGGCTGTGGCTTGCCTATTCAAGCTTCGCCTTCTCGGGTGGATGGTTGTGGGCGAAGATTGCCGCGGTCGTCGCACTGACTGCCATTCACGTTCGCTTCCTCAAGGCCTGGAAGAGCTTTGCTGCCGACCGACGGGAACACACGGCACGCTATTGGCGGATCATGAACGAGGGCCCGACGCTCCTGATGATCGCCATCGTCATTCTCGTAATCGTGAAGCCTTTCTAAGCCTCAAGAGCGGTTTCCGAGCTTCCCATTCGCGTCTCAATTGACGTGCGGCGACAAGCCGCTTGCGTGGGGGCAGGGGAATCGCTATTTTCGCGTCAACTTCTCCTCGGCATCGCGTTGACGTCCCCGGCGACAGGCTCCACGGAGCGCACACGCCTCTTCATTCCCGACGCGCCGCCCCCTCCATCATTTTTTAGTTTTCCAGTCATCCCGGATACTCCATGCAAGAAATGAAGCTGCAAGAGCTCAAGAGCAAATCACCGACCGATCTTCTCGCTTTCGCGGAAACGCATGAAGTCGAGAACGCGAACGTCATGCGCAAGCAGGAGCTGATGTTCGCCATCCTGAAGAAGCTTGCGGCGCAGGATGTCGAGATCATCGGCCAGGGTGTGGTCGAGGTTCTGCAGGACGGGTTCGGCTTCTTGCGCTCGGCCAACGCCAATTATTTGCCCGGTCCGGACGACATCTATATTTCGCCCTCGCAGCTGCGTCGCTTCGCGCTCAAGACCGGCGATACGGTAGAAGGGCCGATCCGTGGACCCAAAGAAGGCGAGCGCTATTTCGCGCTGCTCAAGGTCAACACGATCAATTTCGAGGATCCCGAAAAGATCCGCCACAAGATCCACTTCGACAATCTGACGCCGCTTTATCCCGACGAGCGGTTCAAGATGGAGCTCGATGTTCCGACCTCGAAGGATCTGTCGCCGCGCGTGATCGATCTCGTCGCGCCGCTCGGCAAGGGCCAGCGCGGGTTGATCGTTGCGCCGCCGCGCACGGGTAAGACCGTGCTTCTGCAGAACATCGCACATTCGATCACGGCCAACCATCCCGAATGCTACCTGATCGTTCTCCTGATCGACGAGCGGCCGGAAGAAGTGACCGACATGCAGCGCTCGGTGAAGGGTGAAGTCGTTTCGTCAACCTTTGACGAGCCGGCAACCCGCCACGTGCAAGTGGCTGAAATGGTTATTGAAAAGGCCAAGCGCCTCGTAGAGCATGGGCGCGATGTCGTCATTCTGCTCGATTCGATCACGCGCCTTGGCCGTGCCTACAACACCGTCGTTCCGTCCTCGGGCAAGGTGTTGACCGGTGGTGTGGACGCGAACGCCCTCCAGCGGCCGAAGCGCTTCTTCGGCGCCGCCCGTAACATCGAGGAGGGCGGGTCGCTCACGATCATCGCCACTGCGCTGATCGACACCGGCAGCCGCATGGACGAAGTGATCTTCGAAGAGTTCAAGGGCACCGGTAACTCGGAAATTGTTCTGGACCGCAAGGTGGCCGACAAGCGCATCTACCCGTCCATGGATATCCTGAAGTCCGGTACGCGTAAGGAAGACCTCCTTGTGTCGCGCCAAGACCTCCAGAAGATCTTCGTGCTTCGCCGTATCCTGGCCCCTATGGGCACGACGGATGCGATCGAGTTCCTGATCGACAAGTTGAAGCAGACTAAGAACAACGCGGACTTCTTCGATTCCATGAACACGTAGTCGGCTTACGTCCGATACGCGCTTGGCGATGTGGAGCGGTAATTGACCGATCCCACCACAGACACGATCGTAGCTTTGGCGAGCGGCGCACTCCCCGCGGGTGTCGCCGTTCTTCGCGTTTCAGGACCACATGTTCGATTCGTTCTCGAAACGATGTGTGGTGGCGTGCCCGAGCCGCGAATTGCCCATCTTCGATCGATTCGGAACCGAAACGGAGAGCTCCTGGACAAGGGCATCGTTCTACATTTCCAAGGGCCTAAGTCCTTTACTGGTGAGGACTGCGCCGAATTTCAGGTCCATGGAGGAAGGGCAATTGTTTCTGCAATTCTGGCGGAATTGGCTAGTCTCCCGAGAGTTCGTCTCGCGGAACCGGGCGAGTTCACCCGTCGGGCATTTGAAAACGGCAGGATGGACCTCACTGAAGCCGAGGGCCTCGCCGATCTCATTGCGGCGCAGACGGAAATGCAGCGGCGCCTTGCCGTTACTCAATCTGAAGGGGGCCTGACGCGGCTTTATGCTGGCTGGGCGCGTCGACTCCTGCATGCGCGAGCGTTGGTTGAGGCCGATCTTGATTTTGCCGACGAGGACGACGTCCCTGGATCAGTTGCGGATCGCGTCTGGAGCGACATGGCGGAACTTCGTGTTGAGATGGAGCGCCACCTCGCAGAAGCCAGCATTGGCGAACGCATTCGCGATGGTTTTAAGGTTGTGATCGTCGGCCCACCGAACGTAGGGAAATCAAGCTTGCTGAACGCGTTGGCGGCGCGTGATGTCGCAATCGTGTCTTCCGAGGCGGGAACAACGCGCGATCTCATTTCTGTTGATGTCGATTTGGGCGGATACGCCGCGACGATTACCGACACGGCGGGTATCAGAGAGACAGATCATGGCGTCGAGCAGGAAGGCATTGCCCGCGCGCGAAGGGCCCTGGCAACGGCTGACCTTGTCTTGAACCTCTCCGATTGCGGAGTGTATGTGACTGATGCCCCGGCAGCAGTGCCGGAAATCCGCGTCCGAACGAAATCTGACTTGAACACGGGCGTCCCTTTTCTCAGCGACGTAGCAATTTCGGTAGCTACAGGTGATGGCGTTGACGCTTTGATTGAGTTGTGTAGATCAAGACTGAGCAGCTTAGCGAATTTTTCCTCCTTTGCTCTTCCGACACGACTTCGTCATCGACAACATCTAAGGCAGGCACTCGAGTGCCTGACTTTCGCCGTGAGCGAGTCTCACATGCCGATAGAGCTTCGGTCTGAGGAGCTTCGGCTGGCGAGTGATGCGCTCGGTCGCATCACGGGCCGTGTGGACGTGGAAGACGTGCTGGATGTCATCTTCAGCTCGTTCTGCATCGGGAAATAATCGTGACTCACGTGAAACACTGAGGACTGGTGGAGATGGATCGACTTTCCGCGTTCGACGTCGTCGTCATTGGCGGGGGGCATGCCGGTTGCGAAGCTGCCGCGGCCTCGGCGCGCTTGGGCGCCGTTACGGCGCTGCTCACTCTGGCAGCTGACAAGATCGGCGTTATGTCTTGCAATCCTGCGATCGGCGGCCTGGGCAAAGGACATCTCGTTCGCGAGGTCGATGCTTTGGACGGCTTAATGGGTCGCGTGGCGGACCAGGCCGGCATTCAGTTTCGCATGCTCAACCGCAAGAAGGGGCCGGCGGTGCGCGGACCTCGCACGCAAGCCGATCGCAAGCTCTATCGCGAAGGGATGCAGCGAGCCCTCAAGGATCAGAGCAACCTATTTGTTGTTGAGGGAGAAGCTGACGATCTTCTGGTCGCCGACGGACATGTGACCGGAGTCGTCTTGGCTGATGGCCGGACGATCCGCTGTCGGGCTGTCGTCTTGACGACGGGGACCTTCCTGCGTGGCGTCATTCATATTGGCGATCGCCAGTTTGCAGCGGGACGAATGAACGAGCAGCCCTCACTCGGTCTCTCTAAGACGTTGTCGATATTTGGCTTTAAGCTCGGAAGGCTCAAGACGGGGACGCCGGCGCGCCTTGATGGGCGCACGATCGACTGGGCCAGCATTGATCGTCAGGAAGCTGATGCTGATCCCGTGCCGTTTTCCTTCATGACAGATCGGATTACGATTCGCCAGATTGCATGCGGCGTCACGCGGACCACAAAGCAGACGC from Georhizobium profundi includes these protein-coding regions:
- a CDS encoding Maf-like protein — protein: MAAPIILASSSPFRRQLLENAGVTFDIKPAEVDERALEAPLADSGASPEDVALVLAEAKAVDVSERSPSAWVIGSDQTLSLGDEVFHKPDDMEGARRHLLKLSGKTHFLNSAIVLARDGEAVWRHMSTAAMTMRDLDPGFIGRHLAAVGDIALKSVGAYQLEGRGIQLFEKIEGDYFTIVGLPLLPLLAELRRVGAIDG
- a CDS encoding pyruvate, water dikinase regulatory protein, with the protein product MDQPKNYFHLHLISDSTGETLMAAGRAASAQFQDAQVLEHVYPLIRNRKQLGAVLDAIDGAPGIVLYTIVDQDLSSMIDTRCREMGVPSVSVLEPIMTVFQSYLGAPSRRRVGAQHVMNAEYFRRIDALNYTMDHDDGQIITDYEEADVVLVGISRTSKTPTSIYLANRGVKTANFPIVPGNPLPPALDQARKPLIVGLIASTERIAQVRLNRMLGNAQGYNSEIYTDRATIAEELKHARSLCLRRNWPMIDVTRKSIEETAAAILALRGKAR
- the hemE gene encoding uroporphyrinogen decarboxylase, whose translation is MRVLAGETISPPPIWLMRQAGRYLPEYRETRLKAGSFLDLCYTPEYAVEVTLQPIRRYAFDAAILFSDILVIPDALKRGVRFEEGRGPLMEPIDADGIAALTPEGVIDHLAPVFETVRRLRAELPAETTLLGFCGAPWTVATYMIAGHGTPDQAPARLFAYREPAAFARLLDLLADISADYLCAQIEAGADAVQIFDSWAGVLGEAEFEAFAARPVRRIVDQVRARHPQARIIAFAKGAGALLEGYRKRTDADAIGLDWSVPLSFAKRLQEEGPVQGNLDPMRVVAGGKALDEGIDAILDVLGNGPLIFNLGHGITPQADPAHVTQLVERVRGRT
- the hemJ gene encoding protoporphyrinogen oxidase HemJ encodes the protein MVGPEASAAAGRKARRRAYTAIAVLLLSVVLVFWWRPASLDLWIKAAHVVAVISWMAGLLYLPRLFIYHTDAEIGSVQSETFKIMEERLLKVIMRPAMMISWVLGLWLAYSSFAFSGGWLWAKIAAVVALTAIHVRFLKAWKSFAADRREHTARYWRIMNEGPTLLMIAIVILVIVKPF
- the rho gene encoding transcription termination factor Rho, giving the protein MQEMKLQELKSKSPTDLLAFAETHEVENANVMRKQELMFAILKKLAAQDVEIIGQGVVEVLQDGFGFLRSANANYLPGPDDIYISPSQLRRFALKTGDTVEGPIRGPKEGERYFALLKVNTINFEDPEKIRHKIHFDNLTPLYPDERFKMELDVPTSKDLSPRVIDLVAPLGKGQRGLIVAPPRTGKTVLLQNIAHSITANHPECYLIVLLIDERPEEVTDMQRSVKGEVVSSTFDEPATRHVQVAEMVIEKAKRLVEHGRDVVILLDSITRLGRAYNTVVPSSGKVLTGGVDANALQRPKRFFGAARNIEEGGSLTIIATALIDTGSRMDEVIFEEFKGTGNSEIVLDRKVADKRIYPSMDILKSGTRKEDLLVSRQDLQKIFVLRRILAPMGTTDAIEFLIDKLKQTKNNADFFDSMNT
- the mnmE gene encoding tRNA uridine-5-carboxymethylaminomethyl(34) synthesis GTPase MnmE; this translates as MTDPTTDTIVALASGALPAGVAVLRVSGPHVRFVLETMCGGVPEPRIAHLRSIRNRNGELLDKGIVLHFQGPKSFTGEDCAEFQVHGGRAIVSAILAELASLPRVRLAEPGEFTRRAFENGRMDLTEAEGLADLIAAQTEMQRRLAVTQSEGGLTRLYAGWARRLLHARALVEADLDFADEDDVPGSVADRVWSDMAELRVEMERHLAEASIGERIRDGFKVVIVGPPNVGKSSLLNALAARDVAIVSSEAGTTRDLISVDVDLGGYAATITDTAGIRETDHGVEQEGIARARRALATADLVLNLSDCGVYVTDAPAAVPEIRVRTKSDLNTGVPFLSDVAISVATGDGVDALIELCRSRLSSLANFSSFALPTRLRHRQHLRQALECLTFAVSESHMPIELRSEELRLASDALGRITGRVDVEDVLDVIFSSFCIGK